TCACGTATCAATACGTCCGGCGACCCCGAATCGTTCCGGGTGTTCCCCAACTTTTTTGATGGGGTCGTGTCCGAATCCGCCTTGTGTGTCACACGGCGTCCGTTGTGACGTAGCTGAACTGTCCTGGTTTGCCGGGAAGGTTACGTATGTCGCCAGCTCACTCCCCCGGGTGATCTGCCGCTTACCCATAGTCCGTTCGGACCATTCAAGATTGGGCCCGCTGGGGGTGTTGCGCCGTGCCCACCTTCCGTAACGTCCTCAACTGGCGGCGGTGCATATGCCGCTGCCGCCGTGGGGGAGCCTCGATTCGGGAGAGGACGGCGCCGGTATGGGCTGGGTAGTCGACTGGAGTGCGCAGGCGGCCTGCCGCACTACCGATCCGGATGAACTGTTCGTTCAAGGAGCAGCGCAGAACAGGGCCAAGGCGGTGTGTACCGGATGCCCGGTGCGCACGGAGTGCCTGGCCGACGCGCTGGACAACCGCGTCGAGTTCGGCGTGTGGGGAGGCATGACGGAGAGGGAGCGCCGCGCACTGCTGCGCAGGCGGCCCACAGTGACCTCCTGGCGCCGGCTGCTGGAGACCGCGCGCTCGGAGTACGAGCGCGGCACGGGTGTCCTGCCTCTCGACGACGACGAGGTCTACGAGAACTACGCGGCGGTGAGCTGAGGGGCTCCTCCGGGGCTTCTCGGGGCTCAGGCCCGGGCTCAGGCCCCTCACGGAGACAGGCCCGTCGGCAGCGCCGGACGCCGCCCGCAGGCACTCGCTTTGTGCTCAGGCGCACGCGCGTGGTGCTCAGACGCACCCGCGTGGTGCCCAGGCCCCGCCTCGGGCGCTCAGGTAATCGCCGCCTAGGCACTCGCCTAGGGACTCAGGCAATCGCCTAGGCACTCGCCTCAGGCCGGGTGCCCGCCTCGGG
This region of Streptomyces caelestis genomic DNA includes:
- the wblA gene encoding transcriptional regulator WblA — its product is MGWVVDWSAQAACRTTDPDELFVQGAAQNRAKAVCTGCPVRTECLADALDNRVEFGVWGGMTERERRALLRRRPTVTSWRRLLETARSEYERGTGVLPLDDDEVYENYAAVS